One Candidatus Zixiibacteriota bacterium genomic window, AGAAACAACCGCCTCTAAACGTTCTCAGGATCCGATCCCCCGGCAATCTCTCTATAGGTATTTTCGGCAGTATAGACCTGGTTCTGGAGTGCCCGGGACCGGGGAAGTGTTGAAAAACCTCTTCTGCGGACGGGGACAAGCCCCGCCGCTGCGCGTTAGGAGTTCTAACTTCGCGTAACGGGTGGCCTTGTGTCGCTTGTACCTCTGTTGTGATAGGGATGAATATCCGAGCGTATGACTTCTTCAACAATCCCCTGGGTTTTACACCCTGGTTGAATTGGTACGAAACCGATACAAGCTCTATTGAATCCCACAAACTAAGTCTTGACTTAGTCTTAACCCGGCCGATATTGTTGGTAGGTACCTGACTTATTGACTCCGGTTAGGGCCCGGTAAAGATGAAAACCATTTCCCAGGGAGAAAAAATGCGTCTGAAATACGTAATTCCTCCTTTGATCATAGCCATGGCGCTGCTGTTGGCCGGTTGTAATATCTTCGGCTGGACCAGCGGTGAGAGCGCCGAGTCTAAGATCGACGAGGGCAAGGAGCATCTTCGCAACGCCGAGTACGAGGAGGCACTGGCCTCGTTCGCTGAGGCGATGGAGGAGGATCCAAACAGTTCCGAAGCCCGCTATTATCATGCCAAGGCTGCTATTCATGCCTCGGGTTTCAACGCCTTGTATCTGGCTCAGACTCTGGGCGACAACAATTTCTACAGCGGCTCGGATTTCCCGTTCACCGGCGATGACTGGCCCAAGATCCGGGCCAACAGCCTGTACCAGGTATCAGGTGTGCTGTTCGATGATCTGCGCCCGATCTTTCGGCATGAGACAGAGGGTTCGTTTGACTCCTCCGACATTGTTTTCGATCTGGGTCTGGCGGCCGGTATGAAGGGTTTGCTGATGTTCCAGGACACCAACCTCGACGGGATCATCGACAACGATGATTTCAACTGGCTGATCGAATATCTCGACGGTCTCAGTCGGGGTTTCGAGTTCAGTAATCTTCCGGAGTATATCAATCAGCACTCCGGCGGCGCCGCCAAGCTTTCCGGGTCTATGACACTGGCTCCTTTGCCGATCGACCCGTTGCTGATCGCTGCGTTCAACGCGTTCGTTGACAACATCGCCGAGATTATCGATTTCGCCTACGCAATCATCATGTCGATCGCTACGGAGAATTTCGGAGTGGATCCGGCCGATGTCGCCAGCGTGCTGACCGAGGCTAAGAACTTAGCCCATTATTACCGCATCGCCGACAATCTGGATAACGACAATGACAGTCGGATCGATGAAGAAATCATTAACGGTCTTGACGACGACGGGGACGGTCGCATCGATGAGGATAGCGACGGTTCCTGGGAACTGTTGTGAGGAGGGAGACCGTGATGAAATCTACAATAATCATTATAACGCTGATGCTTCTGGTTCTGTCGGGAGTCGTTTCGGCCGAGACCAGAAACTCGCAATACCTAGATGTCCGCTCGCTCTCCATGGGCGGTACGGCGATTACTACCTTTGACGATTTCCGGGCGATCATGTACAACCCGGCTTCGTTGAAGCATCGCGATGGACTGAAAGTCGATATTTTTGCCTTGCAGGTTCGTCTGGACAAGGACGTCCGCAGCATGGTCGACTTTTACTCCGACAACGAGGAACTGTTCGACAATTATGCCGACACCACTTTATCAGCACAGCAGGAACTGCTCGACGGTCTGGCCGAGTGGGATGACTCCTGGCTCGGGGCCGGTGTGTACGGTCATATCGGTGTTCAATACGGCAGTTTCGCAATCGGCCAGTATGGTTCGATGGATGTCGAGTTCAAGACCGACAAAGGTATTTTCGAGCCGAGTGTTTACGAATGCGGTATTGCCGATATCGTAACTACGGGTGGTCTATCGTTCGAGATCCCCGCATCGATTACCGGTAATGTCCTGCCAAATCGTCTCTACGGCGGCGCGGCGCTGAAAATTATCAAGCGCTATGAATTGCACGAGTTGCGGCTGTCCGCCTCCGAGGTTAATCTCTCGGATGCCTATGACACGCTGCTCGAAGAATCCGCCTGGGGTTATGGTGTAGACCTGGGACTCAAGTATGAATTGATCCCCAACAAAGCCGATCTCGGTCTTCGGGTGGTTGACCTCCTGGCCGATATCGACGATGAACGGCCGCCACTCGAGGTGAATATCGGCGGTTCGATGCGCCTGTCCAGGGGTATCCTCGTTGCGGCGGATATCAACGATGCTTTCTTCCATAAGGGAGAGTCGTTCTTCAACAAGGTTCACCTCGGGGCCGAAGTGCCATTGAGCAAACCGCTCAAAGTACGAGCCGGGATCGGGCAGGGCTATCCCTCTGTCGGGGCCGGTCTCGATTTCGGTTTCATTCAGCTTGACGGCGTCGTTTACGGCACCGAACGAACCAGCCGGGTTGGAGGAGAAGGCGAGTTCAATTACGCCTTCCGTCTGAAATTGGGATTCTGATTTTGTGAGTTAAGCGACTCGACGCGATAAACAACATTGAGTCGCGCATAGGTTCTTTTTTTCGCGTCGCCCGAGGAGATACTCCTCGGGCGATGTTTTTTTGATGGCCGTATGCTACGTGAAGTTAGAGCTTCCAGGCGCGTAGCTGAAGGGCTTGTCTTCCCGGCGATTGGGTTCTTGCGGAGGTTTTTTCAACACTCCCAAAGGAAGGAGCCCGCCGGGGATCAGGCTTCCCCGACGGGCATGAGAGGCATAAGATGAAGGTTTTTCTGCTCCCGGCAGAGAGGTCGTTCAAGCCCCTCAACTGAATCCGCTGGAGCAACGCGATCCGCCGCTGCCGGAACCGCTGTCCGATCCTCCCGAGGGAGACGCCACCAACGAGAGCATTTTGTGCACCTTTTCCGATCCGCATTTGGGACAGGGTGGCGGTGGTGCACTGGCCGAGACCAATTCCTCGAACTGATTACCGCAGCTCTCGCATTCGTATTTATAAAGCGGCATAATTACCTCGTTAATCCGTTACCGATATGACCGCCCCGGTCACCAGCCCCAATCCGGTCGCCAGATAAGGGTTACACATAAGGGCTCAAGTCGCTCCAAATTCGATATAGAGCAATGAGAACGTCAGACCGATCACACCGCCCACTGCGGCGAACAACGCGGTTCTTTTGTATCCGGCCTTTGTCATACTTATCACGATTTCCCTAAATTCGGTCTTTTCAAACCGAAGCCTCCATGATCGACTTCAACGTCGTTTCCACTTCACTGGCGAGCTGGTCCAGACCGGCTTCGGGAAACATGGTTGCAATCATGCCGGGTCGGCCGAGGGTTACAAAAGTCTTGTTGCTTTCGGTGTGAACCGAAAACCGGCAGGGCATGAAGATCGCTACCCCTACTTCTTGCTGAGTCGCCTGATGGGCGAAACCGGCGTTGCAGACCTCGATTATTTTCAGCGGGCCGCGTTCGATGCCTTTTTCCTTCAATGTATTCTGAACATCATGAATGGCCAGAACGCGAAAGCTGTGTTCGGCGGCCTGCTTCTTCAGATTCTCGACGACATCGTCGAACGCCTTATCC contains:
- a CDS encoding DUF302 domain-containing protein encodes the protein MNTTEFTYKLQSDKAFDDVVENLKKQAAEHSFRVLAIHDVQNTLKEKGIERGPLKIIEVCNAGFAHQATQQEVGVAIFMPCRFSVHTESNKTFVTLGRPGMIATMFPEAGLDQLASEVETTLKSIMEASV
- a CDS encoding zinc ribbon domain-containing protein, yielding MPLYKYECESCGNQFEELVSASAPPPPCPKCGSEKVHKMLSLVASPSGGSDSGSGSGGSRCSSGFS